The following are encoded together in the Salvia hispanica cultivar TCC Black 2014 chromosome 6, UniMelb_Shisp_WGS_1.0, whole genome shotgun sequence genome:
- the LOC125193792 gene encoding probable disease resistance protein At1g58602 isoform X1, with protein MSEAIISGAIEELESFLVESDKGYLAKTVINELRMMLDYLRFKNSGKRRRMLNHLVADFAEIAQYSADLTRKADQTSLYNEMGIVLDWLRRSKKRMTEFGVGEGVSRLQDVGEKGDRVSVVGLEKDMEQLIGKVILNEEAALVSSCIKGMLGVGKTTLARQVYNHPAIVGKFKQRAWVTISSDTSVHEVLVELIQQLVVLDGDSLLVEKMDNRSLRQMLRQHLQGMSCFIVVDNLLAEMRLESFLLGLAQIGNGSRLLLTSRYKIERINIGYIHEMKALNPDKSWQLFLKTIDKFTGVENKFSKELERKGREMLKKCWGLPVAIINVGRHKVKQRLSGIEWEQLFDSIDLRESLKILEPMYRNLDETLKACFLLMSLFKENAIMREEKLDHVWNIRGINVGRSCTYRLVSESIFEVVHEFPFVREVKRCHMNPLLHMLSVKKAEEELGFEILRSGNSRLSRSSRIPCHRVIHCGRDKLIHSKNQDKHLVSLVFHGGGRYLDDAGEAYWKSFELLDILDMEDFGVKTLSETIGTLISLRYLGLRNNYTQEIPHSLGGLKRLEVLDIALNFMVEVPDIIKEMGSLRHLYMSDVICREPLKVDALQKLETLTCIPIYDWTYEFSSLEKMSRLRKLGIEEIDENSDVIKLFGSLFKLNRLEHLTLRGFRFRSMPCLDQIGVLDRLATLKLDGRLAKLPSAGDFPQRIRYLILVNTCLGEDPMPELENLPSLERLKLRNAYTGREMVIQHNGFPKLKVLRINELWNLRKIQVGEGAMWKLEQLEIKNCTHLVKFKIGSMKRLRKLRMVTTKHMAAKIRNSSSISRIIEVDISP; from the exons ATGTCGGAGGCCATCATCTCAGGGGCGATAGAGGAGCTGGAGAGTTTTCTAGTTGAGAGCGATAAAGGGTATCTCGCAAAGACGGTAATAAACGAGCTGCGAATGATGCTGGATTACTTGAGGTTCAAGAACTCGGGAAAGAGGAGAAGGATGCTAAATCATTTGGTAGCTGACTTTGCTGAGATAGCTCAGTATTCAGCTGACCTCACAAGAAAAGCTGATCAGACCTCCTTATACAATGAAATGGGCATTGTCCTCGACTGGCTGAGGCGGTCAAAAAAGCGGATGACGGAGTTTGGAGTCGGTGAGGGGGTGAGCAGACTGCAAGATGTTGGAGAAAAGGGAGACAGAGTTTCCGTGGTGGGGTTGGAGAAGGACATGGAGCAACTTATTGGGAAGGTGATTCTTAACGAGGAGGCGGCCCTTGTGAGTTCTTGTATCAAAGGCATGCTTGGTGTGGGGAAGACGACTCTTGCCAGACAAGTGTACAACCATCCGGCTATCGTTGGGAAGTTCAAGCAACGTGCGTGGGTGACCATTTCTAGTGACACGAGTGTACATGAGGTGCTTGTGGAGCTGATACAGCAGTTGGTGGTACTTGATGGGGATTCGTTGTTGGTGGAGAAAATGGACAACCGGAGTCTTAGACAGATGCTTCGCCAGCACCTGCAAGGAATGTCGTGTTTCATTGTTGTCGACAACCTTCTTGCAGAAATGCGCTTGGAATCTTTCTTGCTAGGTCTTGCACAGATAG GCAATGGAAGTAGGTTGTTGTTAACCAGTCGCTATAAGATTGAAAGAATAAACATAGGTTATATTCACGAGATGAAAGCTCTGAATCCGGACAAGAGCTGGCAATTGTTTTTGAAaacaattgataaatttacTGGGGTTGAGAACAAATTCTCGAAGGAGTTGGAGAGGAAGGGCAGAGAGATGTTGAAAAAATGTTGGGGTTTGCCGGTAGCTATCATAAATGTTGGAAGGCATAAAGTGAAACAAAGACTTTCGGGGATTGAATGGGAACAACtttttgattcaattgatttgcGAGAATCGTTGAAGATATTGGAGCCGATGTATCGTAATTTGGATGAGACACTCAAGGCATGTTTCTTGCTCATGTCATTGTTTaaagaaaatgcaataatGAGGGAAGAAAAGTTGGATCATGTTTGGAATATAAGAGGAATAAATGTAGGAAGATCATGTACGTACCGGTTAGTTAGTGaatccatttttgaagtcGTGCACGAGTTCCCGTTCGTACGAGAAGTAAAAAGGTGTCACATGAATCCTCTACTACACATGTTATCCGTCAAAAAAGCAGAGGAGGAATTGGGCTTTGAGATCTTGAGGAGTGGAAATAGTCGACTCTCTCGAAGCTCACGAATTCCTTGTCATCGTGTTATTCATTGTGGTAGAGACAAACTTATTCACTCCAAGAATCAAGACAAACATCTTGTTTCTCTCGTCTTTCATGGAGGTGGTCGCTACTTGGACGACGCTGGAGAGGCTTATTGGAAGAGTTTTGAACTCCTCGACATACTCGACATGGAAGATTTTGGGGTGAAGACTTTATCAGAAACTATTGGCACACTGATTTCGTTAAGGTATTTGGGATTGAGAAACAATTACACGCAAGAGATTCCTCACTCGTTGGGGGGATTGAAAAGGCTTGAGGTTCTCGACATAGCTCTAAACTTTATGGTGGAGGTGCCGGATATCATCAAGGAAATGGGTAGCCTTCGTCATCTCTACATGTCTGATGTGATTTGTCGGGAGCCTTTGAAAGTAGATGCGCTACAGAAGCTTGAGACACTAACTTGCATCCCGATCTATGATTGGACATACGAGTTCTCAAGCTTGGAGAAGATGAGTCGTCTTCGTAAATTGGGGATCgaagaaattgatgaaaacTCGGATGTTATAAAGCTCTTTGGATCACTATTTAAGTTGAATAGGCTTGAGCACTTGACCTTGAGAGGGTTTCGTTTCAGAAGCATGCCGTGTTTGGACCAGATTGGTGTTCTTGATAGACTCGCGACGCTTAAACTGGATGGACGCCTAGCTAAGCTACCAAGTGCGGGTGATTTCCCTCAACGTATTCGCTACTTGATTTTGGTAAATACTTGTCTGGGCGAAGACCCCATGCCGGAGCTAGAGAATCTACCCTCCCTAGAGCGCCTCAAACTGCGGAATGCATACACTGGTCGAGAAATGGTGATTCAGCACAACGGGTTTCCTAAGCTCAAAGTGCTTCGGATAAATGAGCTGTGGAACCTTAGAAAAATACAAGTTGGAGAAGGTGCGATGTGGAAACTCGAGCAACTCGAAATCAAGAACTGTACACATCTGGTGAAGTTTAAGATTGGGTCGATGAAGCGTCTGAGGAAGTTAAGAATGGTAACAACCAAACACATGGCAGCAAAGATTAGAAACTCGAGCTCAATCTCCAGAATAATTGAAGTTGATATCAGTCCATAA
- the LOC125193792 gene encoding probable disease resistance protein At1g58602 isoform X2 yields the protein MMLDYLRFKNSGKRRRMLNHLVADFAEIAQYSADLTRKADQTSLYNEMGIVLDWLRRSKKRMTEFGVGEGVSRLQDVGEKGDRVSVVGLEKDMEQLIGKVILNEEAALVSSCIKGMLGVGKTTLARQVYNHPAIVGKFKQRAWVTISSDTSVHEVLVELIQQLVVLDGDSLLVEKMDNRSLRQMLRQHLQGMSCFIVVDNLLAEMRLESFLLGLAQIGNGSRLLLTSRYKIERINIGYIHEMKALNPDKSWQLFLKTIDKFTGVENKFSKELERKGREMLKKCWGLPVAIINVGRHKVKQRLSGIEWEQLFDSIDLRESLKILEPMYRNLDETLKACFLLMSLFKENAIMREEKLDHVWNIRGINVGRSCTYRLVSESIFEVVHEFPFVREVKRCHMNPLLHMLSVKKAEEELGFEILRSGNSRLSRSSRIPCHRVIHCGRDKLIHSKNQDKHLVSLVFHGGGRYLDDAGEAYWKSFELLDILDMEDFGVKTLSETIGTLISLRYLGLRNNYTQEIPHSLGGLKRLEVLDIALNFMVEVPDIIKEMGSLRHLYMSDVICREPLKVDALQKLETLTCIPIYDWTYEFSSLEKMSRLRKLGIEEIDENSDVIKLFGSLFKLNRLEHLTLRGFRFRSMPCLDQIGVLDRLATLKLDGRLAKLPSAGDFPQRIRYLILVNTCLGEDPMPELENLPSLERLKLRNAYTGREMVIQHNGFPKLKVLRINELWNLRKIQVGEGAMWKLEQLEIKNCTHLVKFKIGSMKRLRKLRMVTTKHMAAKIRNSSSISRIIEVDISP from the exons ATGATGCTGGATTACTTGAGGTTCAAGAACTCGGGAAAGAGGAGAAGGATGCTAAATCATTTGGTAGCTGACTTTGCTGAGATAGCTCAGTATTCAGCTGACCTCACAAGAAAAGCTGATCAGACCTCCTTATACAATGAAATGGGCATTGTCCTCGACTGGCTGAGGCGGTCAAAAAAGCGGATGACGGAGTTTGGAGTCGGTGAGGGGGTGAGCAGACTGCAAGATGTTGGAGAAAAGGGAGACAGAGTTTCCGTGGTGGGGTTGGAGAAGGACATGGAGCAACTTATTGGGAAGGTGATTCTTAACGAGGAGGCGGCCCTTGTGAGTTCTTGTATCAAAGGCATGCTTGGTGTGGGGAAGACGACTCTTGCCAGACAAGTGTACAACCATCCGGCTATCGTTGGGAAGTTCAAGCAACGTGCGTGGGTGACCATTTCTAGTGACACGAGTGTACATGAGGTGCTTGTGGAGCTGATACAGCAGTTGGTGGTACTTGATGGGGATTCGTTGTTGGTGGAGAAAATGGACAACCGGAGTCTTAGACAGATGCTTCGCCAGCACCTGCAAGGAATGTCGTGTTTCATTGTTGTCGACAACCTTCTTGCAGAAATGCGCTTGGAATCTTTCTTGCTAGGTCTTGCACAGATAG GCAATGGAAGTAGGTTGTTGTTAACCAGTCGCTATAAGATTGAAAGAATAAACATAGGTTATATTCACGAGATGAAAGCTCTGAATCCGGACAAGAGCTGGCAATTGTTTTTGAAaacaattgataaatttacTGGGGTTGAGAACAAATTCTCGAAGGAGTTGGAGAGGAAGGGCAGAGAGATGTTGAAAAAATGTTGGGGTTTGCCGGTAGCTATCATAAATGTTGGAAGGCATAAAGTGAAACAAAGACTTTCGGGGATTGAATGGGAACAACtttttgattcaattgatttgcGAGAATCGTTGAAGATATTGGAGCCGATGTATCGTAATTTGGATGAGACACTCAAGGCATGTTTCTTGCTCATGTCATTGTTTaaagaaaatgcaataatGAGGGAAGAAAAGTTGGATCATGTTTGGAATATAAGAGGAATAAATGTAGGAAGATCATGTACGTACCGGTTAGTTAGTGaatccatttttgaagtcGTGCACGAGTTCCCGTTCGTACGAGAAGTAAAAAGGTGTCACATGAATCCTCTACTACACATGTTATCCGTCAAAAAAGCAGAGGAGGAATTGGGCTTTGAGATCTTGAGGAGTGGAAATAGTCGACTCTCTCGAAGCTCACGAATTCCTTGTCATCGTGTTATTCATTGTGGTAGAGACAAACTTATTCACTCCAAGAATCAAGACAAACATCTTGTTTCTCTCGTCTTTCATGGAGGTGGTCGCTACTTGGACGACGCTGGAGAGGCTTATTGGAAGAGTTTTGAACTCCTCGACATACTCGACATGGAAGATTTTGGGGTGAAGACTTTATCAGAAACTATTGGCACACTGATTTCGTTAAGGTATTTGGGATTGAGAAACAATTACACGCAAGAGATTCCTCACTCGTTGGGGGGATTGAAAAGGCTTGAGGTTCTCGACATAGCTCTAAACTTTATGGTGGAGGTGCCGGATATCATCAAGGAAATGGGTAGCCTTCGTCATCTCTACATGTCTGATGTGATTTGTCGGGAGCCTTTGAAAGTAGATGCGCTACAGAAGCTTGAGACACTAACTTGCATCCCGATCTATGATTGGACATACGAGTTCTCAAGCTTGGAGAAGATGAGTCGTCTTCGTAAATTGGGGATCgaagaaattgatgaaaacTCGGATGTTATAAAGCTCTTTGGATCACTATTTAAGTTGAATAGGCTTGAGCACTTGACCTTGAGAGGGTTTCGTTTCAGAAGCATGCCGTGTTTGGACCAGATTGGTGTTCTTGATAGACTCGCGACGCTTAAACTGGATGGACGCCTAGCTAAGCTACCAAGTGCGGGTGATTTCCCTCAACGTATTCGCTACTTGATTTTGGTAAATACTTGTCTGGGCGAAGACCCCATGCCGGAGCTAGAGAATCTACCCTCCCTAGAGCGCCTCAAACTGCGGAATGCATACACTGGTCGAGAAATGGTGATTCAGCACAACGGGTTTCCTAAGCTCAAAGTGCTTCGGATAAATGAGCTGTGGAACCTTAGAAAAATACAAGTTGGAGAAGGTGCGATGTGGAAACTCGAGCAACTCGAAATCAAGAACTGTACACATCTGGTGAAGTTTAAGATTGGGTCGATGAAGCGTCTGAGGAAGTTAAGAATGGTAACAACCAAACACATGGCAGCAAAGATTAGAAACTCGAGCTCAATCTCCAGAATAATTGAAGTTGATATCAGTCCATAA